The nucleotide window ACTTGGCTgcttccaatttaaaaaaaaatcatttgctcCCTTACAACTTGAGTGCATTCACATACCTTTAGATGTACTTGTTGTTGTTGAATAACTAGCCAATCCGATTGCAGTACAGGGCCCAGGTATTTGATCGTCGCCCCCTCTCTCTGTACCAGGATTCTGCATGTCGCCTGCTTTCCGCTGACAACAGAAGCTAAGAACTTGTGCGACTCTGAACTTGGCACGGCAGCACATCTGACAAACTTGCATTCTCACATCCTTTTGCCAGTAGGAATAAATCAGTGGATTCATCAGGGAATTGGAAAGGGCAAGAAGAGAGAGGTAGTCTTCAATGAGAATATGCAATTCACAGGTGATGCAGCATGCTTGCACGATACTTGCAATGAAGAATGGAGCCCATGCAACCATGAAGCATCCAACAAGAATCCCAATGGTCCTCACTGGCTTGACGTCTCAGATGTGGCAGCATGGTGGATTAGCTAGGCTGGAGACGGAGCCTACTTGCTCACTCTCTAGGATTTGCTGTGTGTGAGAATATGCTATCTTGAGGATTACACTGTAGAAGTAGATGAAGGCTAATGAAGCAGGAACAAAGCAAGCACAAAACACAGCGATAATGTAGTTGGGATGGACAACAGAGAATAGGGTGCAGTTGTTATTATATTGATTAAGTTTTGGCTGTTTAATGATTCCTGGGAGGAATCCAATTAAAAGTGCTATGCTCCAGAGTCCTCCAATGATCCCAGCCACCATTTTGTACGTCATCAGTTGGCAGTACCGTAAGGGTACTTTTATGGCTAGAAAACGGTCAAAAGCCACAGAGACCATTGTTAGGATTGAGGCAGAAGATGGTGACATTAAAAGCGAAATCCGCAATATACACAAAGTCCTGGTGGTAGCAAAGCTCTGTCTGCTGAGCACTATCGCTGCAGTTCCGAAGAGGGTGAATCCCACAAGCATGTCTGCAATTGCCAGGTTCAGgatgaagtacaagctggcagatctGTTCTTTGAAATCATCAGGGCCAGCACCACTATGACCAGGCCATTGGAAGTGATTATAAGCAGTGATAGCACCGTCACAATGCCGCCAAACTGATTAATATCCATTGTTCAAAATAGGAGCAGAACACAGAATCAGAAGAGATTGAACTACTTGCTACCACATCTTGAATTTCTGAAGCAGATAGAACCACAAAACAGCAAAAGTAACCGACGAATCGAAGTTGGAGAGAGCCTATGCGTGCATAGCAGGACAATCAGTAGAGTGGGCATTATGAAGTCACTTTTAAATTTATTGGTGAGCTCACATTCCCTGATTGACCAACAGCAATAACATTATCATCATGAAGAATAACACTTTAGCCAACACCCACCCATGTTGCTAATCAACAGAACAGGACCTGCTGATAAGATCTGTTTCATAATGGCACAGGGTATATGATTGTGCAGAACAATCGGGATTTTACTTATCGTTAGCAGTTTATTGCCCGATTTTCCAGATTATGAACATTGGACTTCTGCTTTAACTCATTCATTTCCAGCTGCTGCTGGCAAAATGGTACTTGCTATAAACTCACTGGGCACAGTTTCACAATAAGATGCATTTAACTCTCTTTCCAGATGTGTAAGAATCATCTGAGATTCAGCTTGCAGTAAATCATCGCtctctttaaaattatttttattgttaAACATTATCACTTGTAACAGAAGTaaagtgttataattatgtattaTGAAATCTGGGTGAAAGGCCAAGGATCAGAGTAGATGATTCAATGTTGAAAGTAGTAGAAGATTAGATAAGTCTAAGAGTAATATTTAAATGATACTGAGATGAATTTTAAAAGCAATATATTATAAGAAAGCAAGATTGGAAGATCTATGATTTGGTGAACTATGAGAGGATGTTGGATATATTTGGAACTCATGTGGAAGAGAAGACATTTTGGTGGGCCTTGAAACGCTGACTGTGACAAAACACACTAAAGTTATTCAGCGGCTACGGCTTTCATCACATTCTCTCTACCTAACCAGTCACTCCCCCGCCCGCAAACCAAACAGCATCAAAAGATAACcagaaggttcaaaggaattGACATGTACAAAGATGTTGACTTCTTGATAGCTTGGATGTATTAAAATGTGATTATATAAGTCTGTATTGCACTTTTTTCTCCAGACTCTGACTATTAGGCTTCAACTTCCAGACTCCAATTGACCTTCGGTCTTGGATCTTTAGTTTCGATACctggtgaagcaccttcaataattccaaaagcctttcagtatttatcctacttcagtcttttggaattattgaaggtgcttcaattttatttgcagtaaaaggtgacctccatgctgagtgtctgcccctggtctgagggggaggagcagggcgaaatggcctttattcagggatccgtgggagaagccacaggggcagtcagcagaggggcgtgtccagacagttaacccagttacaacatatatatatggtttaccacacctggACTAACCAATAACGGGACTCCGAACTCCAGGCACGTACTCTGGGCGTGCCGACTGACCGACCTTTGTACCTCCTCGTGCCACCTGCTCACGTGGACATCAATTCCACGACCCACTGACTTGATACGGCCTTAGCATCCGTGGAtgtctctgtcacctgtccacGTCACTGGCCTTTGAGCGCGGAAGAGCGACCTGGACTCTGGAGGTCTCGTGTCCCATATACTACAAGGCACAAATTGGAGAGTGGAGCAGAGCGATGATGCCCACACTGCTGGCCTTCGAGTGCGGAATGGAAGCCTGACTCCGGATATCCCTTGTCACCCATCCTTGTCACTGGACTTCACCCGTCTACGTGGCAGGACTTTAAACATGGAGTGCAGAGCAGGGGCCTGACCTCTAAGTCACCTACATCACTGTCTCTAAACTCTAACCTGACCCTTGgctcccctctctatccccaaCATTTACATTTCAAAAATACCGGTTGAAATTTACCTACCCTAGATCCCAAACAGCAGTAATTTGCCCCTATCATTAATGCAGAATGATATAGAAAGTcactccattgagta belongs to Mobula hypostoma chromosome 10, sMobHyp1.1, whole genome shotgun sequence and includes:
- the LOC134353348 gene encoding LOW QUALITY PROTEIN: glucose-dependent insulinotropic receptor (The sequence of the model RefSeq protein was modified relative to this genomic sequence to represent the inferred CDS: substituted 1 base at 1 genomic stop codon), encoding MDINQFGGIVTVLSLLIITSNGLVIVVLALMISKNRSASLYFILNLAIADMLVGFTLFGTAAIVLSRQSFATTRTLCILRISLLMSPSSASILTMVSVAFDRFLAIKVPLRYCQLMTYKMVAGIIGGLWSIALLIGFLPGIIKQPKLNQYNNNCTLFSVVHPNYIIAVFCACFVPASLAFIYFYSVILKIAYSHTQQILESEQVGSVSSLANPPCCHIXDVKPVRTIGILVGCFMVAWAPFFIASIVQACCITCELHILIEDYLSLLALSNSLMNPLIYSYWQKDVRMQVCQMCCRAKFRVAQVLSFCCQRKAGDMQNPGTERGGDDQIPGPCTAIGLASYSTTTSTSKGM